The following are encoded in a window of Dehalobacter sp. 12DCB1 genomic DNA:
- a CDS encoding ATP-binding protein, translated as MNQYPKKRTIPGVLSALRETQDDNLTSYYENTMVSMYMSVLLFLAAFISFFPRYFYLASDWQAYFVDSLVLLALALGFNVVPKLDFAMRYATWMISGLTALTLLFLTVRMYDLIGPALYTFAYLQLILAMIRVTRVMMVTTTVAILFSVCYVLFHSYHVQFYQMTTLSYVSQLILFMVLVVVMAAVNNVSIGRYRRLEKQLQEAICQNEKITGLFKQNVASDEELKTTISRLKKTQEQLVQQEKLAAIGQLAAGVAHEINNPLGYISSNFETSRLYFDQYTNMINAYHSFLEQLCPSEKNLLASQIENLRKLEETNNLKYISTDLEDLFFDIEDGLKRISEIVTGLKTFSRADQGNEFEDYDLNNGLKNTLLVARNEIKHHARVIELFGELPLIQAKGNQINQVLLNIILNAVYAIKTKEPETLGSIMVSTAVADDFVRCQIEDNGTGINKENLREIFNPFFTTKPVGQGTGLGLSIAYDIVVNTHGGQISVQSTPGISTRFIILLPVRQQPEANTGEENE; from the coding sequence ATGAATCAATATCCGAAAAAAAGAACGATACCTGGTGTTTTATCTGCTCTTCGTGAAACGCAAGATGATAACCTGACAAGCTATTATGAAAATACCATGGTCAGTATGTATATGTCTGTGCTGCTCTTTCTGGCAGCATTTATTAGTTTTTTTCCCCGTTATTTTTATCTTGCCAGTGACTGGCAGGCGTATTTCGTAGACAGTTTGGTTTTATTAGCTTTGGCTCTGGGATTTAACGTTGTTCCGAAATTGGACTTTGCAATGAGATATGCTACCTGGATGATCTCGGGGCTGACCGCGTTGACACTTCTGTTTTTAACAGTCAGAATGTATGATCTTATCGGACCGGCTTTGTACACTTTTGCGTATCTACAGCTCATACTGGCCATGATCCGGGTCACCCGGGTTATGATGGTCACAACAACGGTCGCCATACTGTTTTCGGTATGCTATGTGCTTTTCCATTCTTATCATGTTCAGTTTTACCAGATGACGACATTGTCTTATGTTTCCCAGCTGATCCTGTTTATGGTCTTAGTGGTCGTTATGGCGGCCGTAAATAATGTCAGTATCGGCCGTTACCGTAGGCTGGAAAAACAGCTTCAGGAAGCAATCTGCCAGAATGAAAAAATTACCGGGTTGTTTAAACAAAACGTTGCCTCAGATGAAGAGTTGAAAACAACGATCAGCCGTTTAAAGAAAACGCAGGAACAGCTTGTCCAACAAGAGAAGCTTGCTGCAATTGGACAGTTGGCTGCCGGGGTTGCCCATGAAATCAATAATCCGCTTGGTTATATTTCCAGTAACTTTGAGACCTCTCGTCTTTATTTTGATCAGTATACGAATATGATCAACGCCTATCACAGCTTTTTGGAGCAGCTGTGCCCAAGCGAGAAGAATTTGCTTGCCTCACAGATAGAAAACTTGAGAAAGCTTGAAGAAACCAACAACCTGAAGTATATCTCAACAGACCTGGAAGATTTATTTTTTGATATTGAGGATGGCCTCAAACGGATCAGTGAAATTGTAACCGGACTTAAAACCTTTTCCAGAGCGGATCAAGGCAACGAGTTTGAAGATTACGATCTGAATAACGGATTGAAGAATACGCTTTTAGTGGCCAGAAATGAGATTAAGCACCATGCCAGGGTAATCGAATTGTTTGGGGAGCTTCCTTTAATTCAGGCGAAGGGCAATCAGATCAATCAGGTACTCTTGAACATCATCCTGAATGCAGTCTACGCCATAAAGACAAAAGAACCGGAGACACTTGGATCTATCATGGTTAGTACAGCAGTCGCGGATGATTTTGTGCGGTGTCAGATTGAAGACAATGGGACAGGGATCAATAAAGAAAACCTGAGAGAGATTTTCAATCCGTTTTTTACCACAAAACCCGTTGGGCAGGGTACAGGCCTTGGGCTCAGTATTGCCTACGATATTGTTGTCAATACGCACGGGGGGCAGATTTCAGTTCAAAGCACGCCGGGCATAAGTACGAGGTTTATAATCCTGCTGCCTGTCAGGCAGCAGCCGGAAGCCAATACAGGTGAAGAAAATGAATGA
- a CDS encoding HDOD domain-containing protein, giving the protein MNETILFVDDERAILRALNRAFFGSSYEVLTAESGEEALEILQRKKIDLIVTDVKMQGMDGFQLLTQVKEKYPSTIRLVLSGHVDKSMLLKIQQNCLAKHYLFKPWQNKDLLRTIEHIFEVEKILKNRNLLEVINKIEFLPSPQNVFNKFNSLIEQDAGMKEIAKTIESDPSITAKVLQVANSAHLGVKTGSVIQAINYLGLTDVKNIVLSACLHQETKGEKNARYQRDIAMLWFHAVTTNTILNVFYQKIHHKKMPESSTMAGLLHDVGKVVLLNNFWYEYMRAVEKNIGNRNLFDYYEQMEFTDVSHGEIGGHLLDWWELPYSIVESALFHHCPLDEKVIDKEMVALVHIADIYSWKSICKQESVKIDSQVLDFLDINKDDPDRFLDEAGIHHSL; this is encoded by the coding sequence ATGAATGAAACAATTTTGTTTGTAGATGATGAAAGAGCAATATTGCGGGCACTGAATAGGGCTTTCTTTGGCAGCAGCTATGAAGTTCTTACTGCGGAAAGCGGTGAAGAGGCTCTGGAAATTCTTCAAAGAAAGAAAATTGATCTGATTGTAACGGATGTCAAAATGCAGGGAATGGACGGCTTTCAGCTTTTGACACAAGTCAAAGAAAAATATCCGTCGACGATCAGACTTGTTTTAAGCGGGCATGTCGATAAAAGCATGCTTTTGAAAATACAACAGAATTGTTTGGCAAAACACTATCTGTTTAAACCATGGCAAAACAAGGACCTGCTCAGGACCATCGAACATATTTTTGAAGTGGAAAAGATCTTGAAAAACCGAAACCTACTGGAAGTGATCAATAAAATCGAATTTTTGCCATCCCCACAGAATGTCTTCAATAAATTTAATTCTCTGATCGAACAGGATGCGGGCATGAAGGAAATCGCCAAAACGATCGAAAGTGATCCTTCCATAACCGCGAAAGTATTACAGGTAGCAAACTCTGCCCACTTAGGGGTAAAAACAGGTTCGGTAATCCAGGCTATTAATTATTTGGGGCTAACGGATGTCAAAAATATAGTCCTGAGTGCCTGTCTGCATCAGGAAACCAAAGGGGAAAAAAATGCGCGTTACCAAAGAGATATCGCGATGCTCTGGTTCCATGCTGTAACGACCAATACCATCCTGAATGTTTTCTACCAAAAGATCCATCATAAGAAAATGCCTGAATCGAGTACAATGGCCGGATTGTTGCATGATGTTGGCAAAGTGGTTCTGCTGAATAATTTCTGGTATGAATATATGCGAGCAGTTGAGAAGAACATAGGCAATCGGAATCTATTCGACTATTATGAACAAATGGAATTTACGGATGTATCTCATGGGGAGATTGGCGGCCATCTGCTGGATTGGTGGGAGCTTCCGTATTCGATCGTGGAGTCCGCTCTTTTTCACCACTGTCCGCTTGATGAAAAGGTCATCGACAAGGAGATGGTCGCCCTGGTGCATATTGCCGATATCTATTCCTGGAAAAGCATTTGCAAGCAGGAGTCCGTAAAGATCGATTCGCAGGTGCTTGATTTCTTGGATATTAACAAAGACGATCCTGATCGTTTTTTGGATGAGGCTGGGATTCACCATTCATTGTAA
- a CDS encoding histidine kinase codes for MSCVHDVVIYFEEGSKTQDYKALAVISSLKKIANIIEFYPKDIGSNDHSAEIIKEEGLRIRFSTECNLEKIRKFFFETISPKDFELGTSDH; via the coding sequence ATGAGCTGCGTTCATGATGTTGTCATATATTTTGAAGAGGGAAGCAAAACACAAGATTATAAAGCGCTAGCCGTCATTTCCAGCTTGAAAAAGATTGCAAACATCATTGAGTTTTATCCGAAAGATATTGGCAGCAATGATCATAGTGCAGAAATCATCAAGGAAGAAGGGTTAAGAATCAGGTTTTCTACGGAATGCAATCTCGAGAAAATCAGAAAATTCTTTTTTGAAACTATCTCCCCGAAAGATTTCGAATTGGGGACTTCAGACCATTAG